In Leptospira sp. WS58.C1, a single genomic region encodes these proteins:
- the cysK gene encoding cysteine synthase A, with amino-acid sequence MKANNILETIGNTPHVKINRLFGSKYNVYSKLERSNPGGSIKDRIALSMIEDAEKSGKLTKDTVIIEPTSGNTGIGLALVAAVKGYRLILVMPESMSVERRRIMAAYGAEFDLTPREKGMPGAIERAKQLVAENPKAWMPQQFENEANIQVHIETTAAEILKDFPNGVDALITGVGTGGHITGVAKVLKEKFPKTKVFAVEPEASPVISGGKPGPHPIQGIGAGFIPKNLHTDLLDGVIQVSKDEAFQYALRAAKEEGIFLGVSSGAALAAVAKKLPELPEGSTVLTFNYDTGERYLSIEGLFPVPSNG; translated from the coding sequence ATGAAAGCAAATAATATCTTAGAGACGATCGGTAATACTCCCCATGTAAAAATCAACCGACTCTTTGGATCTAAATACAATGTATATTCTAAATTAGAGCGTAGCAATCCAGGCGGTTCTATCAAGGATCGTATCGCGCTTTCTATGATCGAGGACGCTGAAAAAAGCGGAAAACTCACTAAGGATACGGTAATTATCGAGCCGACTTCCGGTAACACAGGTATCGGTTTGGCTCTGGTCGCTGCTGTAAAAGGATACCGTTTGATCCTGGTTATGCCCGAGTCTATGAGTGTGGAAAGAAGAAGAATTATGGCAGCTTACGGCGCCGAATTCGACCTGACTCCTCGTGAAAAAGGAATGCCTGGAGCAATCGAAAGAGCGAAACAATTAGTTGCGGAAAATCCAAAAGCTTGGATGCCACAACAGTTCGAGAACGAAGCAAATATTCAAGTTCACATCGAAACTACTGCGGCCGAGATCCTGAAAGATTTCCCTAATGGAGTGGATGCTCTTATTACAGGAGTAGGAACAGGCGGACATATCACTGGAGTTGCTAAGGTTTTAAAGGAGAAGTTCCCTAAAACCAAAGTATTCGCAGTCGAGCCGGAAGCTTCCCCTGTAATTTCCGGAGGAAAACCGGGACCACACCCAATCCAGGGAATTGGAGCAGGATTCATTCCTAAAAACTTACACACCGATCTACTCGACGGAGTAATCCAAGTTTCTAAGGACGAGGCTTTCCAATACGCATTACGTGCAGCAAAAGAAGAAGGAATTTTCTTAGGAGTGTCGTCCGGTGCGGCTTTAGCGGCGGTCGCTAAAAAACTTCCTGAACTTCCGGAAGGATCTACGGTTCTTACCTTCAACTATGATACCGGTGAAAGATATCTTTCTATAGAAGGACTTTTCCCAGTTCCTTCCAACGGTTAA